The following proteins are co-located in the Pelecanus crispus isolate bPelCri1 chromosome 5, bPelCri1.pri, whole genome shotgun sequence genome:
- the RC3H1 gene encoding roquin-1 isoform X2, whose translation MPVQAPQWTDFLSCPICTQTFDETIRKPISLGCGHTVCKMCLNKLHRKACPFDQTTINTDIELLPVNSALLQLVGAQVPEQQPITLCSGAEDTKHYEEGKKCVEELALYLKPLSSARGVGLNSTTQSVLSRPMQRKLVTLVHCQLVEEEGRIRAMRAARSLGERTVTELILQHQNPQQLSSNLWAAVRARGCQFLGPAMQEEALKLVLLALEDGSALSRKVLVLFVVQRLEPRFPQASKTSIGHVVQLLYRASCFKVTKRDEDSSLMQLKEEFRTYEALRREHDSQIVQIAMEAGLRIAPDQWSSLLYGDQSHKSHMQSIIDKLQTPASFAQSVQELTIALQRTGDPANLNRLRPHLELLANIDPSPDAPPPTWEQLENGLVAVRTVVHGLVDYIQNHSKKGTDQQQPPQHSKYKTYMCRDMKQRGGCPRGASCTFAHSQEELEKFRKMNKRLVPRRPLSASLGQLNEVGLPSGAILSEEGGVDLPSRKTSALPNGIVSTGSTVTQLISRGTDSSYETALKPGKMDHLSSSAPGSPPDLLESVPKSSISALPVNPHPVPARAPTDLPSVSVTKQLQMVPRGSQLYNTQQADMFYQDPRGAAPPFEPAPYQQGVYYPTQSMSRFVRPPPSAPEPGPPYLDHYPPYLQDRVVSPQYTQPQQYPPMGQPIYPPHYDSRRVYPPVQPYQREEIVRGSPVPIDIPQAAVPSYVPESRDRYQQTEGYCPVAPHLSQIRPSCHRPHPSLDELHRRRKEIMAQLEERKVISPPPFAPSPTLPHPFHSEEYLDEDLKVAGKYKGNDYSQYSPWSCDTIGSYIGTKDAKPKDVVAARSVEMANVDSKAMRDQRLDMQRRAAETGDDDLIPFGDRPTVSRFGAISRTSKAMYQNSGPMQAMAVQGATTKSIISDYNPYGTHGGWGGSPYSPHQNIPSQGRFNDRERLSMSDVAGHGKQLPSAEREQQLRMELQQVDHQISQQTQMRGLEAVSNRLLLQREATTLAGQPQPPPPPPKWPGMISSEQLSLELHQVEREIGKRTRELSMESQSSLDIKTKLGTTKQTENGQLEPQSKVPAEDLALTFSSDVPNGSALTQENIGLLSNKTASLSLSEDPEGGGDNHDSQRAGVTPTSAP comes from the exons gttcctgagcagcagccaaTTACTTTATGTAGTGGAGCTGAAGATACCAAGCATTACGAGGAGGGCAAGAAATGCGTGGAAGAACTAGCATTGTACCTCAAACCACTCAGCAGTGCGAGAG GTGTGGGTCTTAACAGTACTACTCAGAGCGTCCTAAGCCGCCCCATGCAAAGGAAACTTGTGACCTTAGTTCATTGCCAGCTAGTGGAGGAAGAAGGGCGGATAAGAGCCATGCGTGCAGCGCGGTCGCTTGGTGAAAGAACAGTCACAGAGCTCATTCTTCAACATCAAAATCCTCAGCAGCTCTCTTCCAACCTCTGGGCTGCAGTGAGAGCCAGAGGGTGCCAGTTCCTTGGACCAG caaTGCAAGAGGAGGCTTTAAAGCTGGTTCTGCTGGCTCTGGAAGATGGATCTGCTTTGTCAAGAAAGGTCTTGGTTCTGTTTGTGGTTCAGAGGCTGGAGCCGCGATTTCCTCAGGCTTCTAAAACTAGCATTGGGCATGTTGTCCAGCTTCTTTACAGAGCTTCGTGCTTCAAG GTGACAAAGCGAGATGAGGATTCCTCCCTGATGCAACTGAAGGAGGAATTTCGCACTTATGAGGCTCTGAGAAGGGAACATGATTCCCAGATAGTTCAAATTGCTATGGAAGCAGGTTTACGCATTGCACCAGATCAGTGGTCCTCACTGTTATACGGAGACCAGTCTCACAAATCCCACATGCAGTCTATCATTGACAAG ttgcagACCCCAGCCTCGTTTGCACAGAGTGTTCAGGAATTGACTATTGCTCTTCAGAGGACTGGAGATCCGGCTAACCTGAATCGTCTTCGACCTCACCTAGAGCTCCTGGCAAATATTGATCCCAGTCCAG ATGCTCCACCTCCGACGTGGGAACAACTGGAGAATGGACTAGTTGCTGTGAGGACTGTGGTTCATGGCTTAGTTGATTATATCCAGAATCACAGCAAGAAAGGAACAGATCAGCAACAG CCTCCTCAGCACAGCAAGTACAAGACATACATGTGCCGGGACATGAAACAGCGAGGAGGGTGCCCCCGAGGGGCTAGCTGCACCTTTGCACATTCACAGGAGGAGCTAGAAAA attcCGTAAAATGAACAAGCGTCTGGTTCCTAGAAGACCCCTGAGTGCCTCCCTGGGCCAGCTAAATGAGGTGGGCCTGCCTTCAGGAGCTATCCTCTCAGAGGAAGGGGGAGTGGACTTGCCCAGTAGGAAAACTTCTGCTCTGCCAAATGGAATTGTGTCAACAGGCAGCACGGTGACGCAACTTATTTCTCGAGGGACTGACTCCAGTTACGAAACTGCTCTGAAGCCAGGGAAGATGGACCATCTGAGTAGCAGTGCCCCTGGATCCCCTCCTGACTT GCTGGAGTCTGTCCCCAAGAGTTCTATTTCTGCATTACCAGTGAACCCTCATCCTGTGCCTGCTCGGGCACCAACAGATCTGCCTTCAGTGTCTGTCACCAAGCAGTTGCAAATGGTACCACGAGGGTCTCAGTTGTATAATACTCAGCAAGCAGATATGTTTTATCAGGATCCTAGAGGAGCTGCCCCACCATTTGAGCCAGCACCCTACCAACAAG GAGTTTACTATCCCACTCAATCCATGTCTCGCTTTGTTCGACCTCCTCCATCAGCTCCTGAACCTGGTCCGCCTTATTTAGACCATTACCCACCCTACCTTCAGGATCGTGTGGTGAGCCCACAGTACACGCAGCCGCAGCAGTATCCTCCTATGGGACAACCCATATACCCACCGCACTATGACAGCCGTCGTGTATATCCCCCTGTCCAGCCATATCAGCGAGAGGAGATTGTCCGAGGAAGCCCTGTACCCATTGATATTCCACAAGCAGCTGTACCTTCCTACGTACCTGAATCCAGAGACAGATACCAGCAAACAGAGGGTTATTGCCCAGTGGCTCCACATCTCAGTCAGATCAGACCTTCGTGCCACAGG CCGCATCCCAGTCTGGATGAACTTCACCGACGACGAAAAGAGATCATGGCCCAGCTAGAAGAAAGGAAGGTGATTTCTCCACCTCCCTTTGCACCGTCACCAACCTTGCCTCATCCTTTTCATTCAGAGGAG TACTTGGATGAAGACCTGAAGGTAGCTGGGAAATACAAAGGAAATGACTATAGCCAGTATTCTCCCTGGTCCTGTGACACCATCGGCTCCTACATTGGAACCAAAGATGCAAAACCCAAAGATGTTGTGGCAGCAAGGAGTGTGGAGATGGCG AATGTAGATAGTAAAGCCATGCGTGACCAGCGATTAGACATGCAGCgaagagcagcagagactgGTGATGATGACCTCATTCCATTTGGAGACCGACCAACTGTGTCGAGATTTGGGGCTATCTCTCGTACTTCCAAAGCGATGTACCAGAATTCTGGTCCCATGCAGGCCATGGCAGTTCAGGGAGCTACCACCAAATCAATCATTTCAG ACTACAATCCTTACGGAACTCATGGTGGCTGGGGAGGCTCTCCATATTCTCCTCATCAAAATATACCTTCTCAGGGACGTTTCAACGACAG GGAGAGACTGTCCATGTCAGATGTGGCTGGTCATGGGAAACAGTTGCCCTCAGCGGAGCGAGAGCAGCAGCTGCGCATGGAGCTGCAGCAAGTAGACCATCAGATTAGCCAGCAGACACAAATGCGAGGACTAGAG GCTGTTAGTAACAGGCTGCTGTTGCAGAGGGAGGCGACTACCCTGGCAGGCCAGCCacagcccccacccccacctcccAAGTGGCCTGGGATGATCTCAAGTGAACAGCTGAGCTTGGAGCTACACCAGGTGGAAAGGGAAATTGGGAAGAGAACCCGTGAGCTGAGCATG gagaGCCAGTCTTCACTGGATATAAAAACCAAACTGGGCACCActaaacagacagaaaatggaCAATTAGAACCACAAAGCAAGGTTCCAGCTGAGGACCTCGCACTGACATTCAG cagtgatGTTCCAAATGGATCAGCCTTGACACAAGAGAACATCGGCCTCCTGTCAAACAAGACGGCCTCTCTCAGCCTGTCAGAGGACCCAGAGGGAGGGGGAGACAACCATGACTCCCAGAGAGCGGGAGTTACGCCCACGTCTGCTCCATGA